The Microlunatus antarcticus genome window below encodes:
- a CDS encoding ABC transporter permease, whose product MTALDPAPRTDAASSTALPSAEVVESGEKRRQRLSTGVLIGVVGVLLLIALGSTRGEARFALSDAFDEVQLPTVPLPGVATVVVCAVLCLAAAAAFLSGRVRGRWAVIAAVVAGVAVLLGFLTWAAAGRDLPFPVSNQFAGTLSLATPLVFGALCGVLCERAGVVNVSIEGQFLAAAFAAAVVGSITQSVPAAMIAAVVAGLAMAALLALFSINYLVNQVVLGVVLNLLAVGVTGFLFDQLVQPASSTYNNAPVLEPIAIPGLSSIPFFGRVLFDQNVLAYLAIIAVVVVWVLLYRTTWGLRVRSVGEHPQAADTVGISVRGVRWSAVLAGGVLAGLGGSFFTLASTGQFTKEFTVGNGFIALAALIMGRWRPVLATIMCLFFGFVTQMASQLQTLSTPMPSQLLLVLPYIATIIAVAGLVGRVRPPAADGVPYEK is encoded by the coding sequence GTGACCGCCCTCGACCCCGCCCCGCGGACGGACGCCGCGTCCTCGACCGCCCTCCCGTCCGCCGAGGTCGTCGAGTCGGGCGAGAAGCGGCGCCAGCGGCTCTCCACCGGCGTGCTCATCGGCGTCGTCGGGGTGCTGCTGCTGATCGCGCTGGGCTCGACGCGGGGGGAGGCGCGCTTCGCCCTGTCCGACGCCTTCGACGAGGTCCAGCTGCCGACCGTCCCGCTGCCCGGCGTCGCGACGGTCGTCGTCTGCGCGGTGCTGTGCCTCGCCGCGGCGGCCGCGTTCCTCAGCGGCCGGGTCCGCGGTCGGTGGGCCGTCATCGCCGCCGTCGTCGCGGGCGTCGCCGTCCTGCTCGGCTTCCTGACCTGGGCGGCCGCCGGACGGGACCTGCCGTTCCCGGTGAGCAACCAGTTCGCCGGCACCCTGTCGCTGGCCACGCCGCTGGTCTTCGGCGCCCTGTGCGGCGTGCTCTGCGAGCGGGCCGGCGTGGTGAACGTGAGCATCGAGGGCCAGTTCCTCGCCGCCGCCTTCGCAGCCGCCGTCGTCGGCAGCATCACCCAGTCCGTGCCCGCCGCGATGATCGCCGCGGTCGTCGCCGGGCTGGCCATGGCCGCCCTGCTGGCGCTGTTCTCGATCAACTACCTGGTCAACCAGGTCGTCCTCGGCGTCGTGCTCAACCTGCTCGCCGTCGGCGTCACGGGCTTCCTCTTCGACCAGCTCGTGCAGCCAGCGTCCAGCACGTACAACAACGCCCCGGTCCTGGAGCCCATCGCGATCCCCGGGCTCTCGTCGATCCCGTTCTTCGGCCGGGTGCTCTTCGACCAGAACGTCCTCGCCTACCTCGCGATCATCGCCGTCGTCGTGGTCTGGGTCCTGCTCTACCGCACGACCTGGGGCCTGCGGGTCCGGTCGGTGGGGGAGCACCCGCAGGCCGCGGACACGGTCGGGATCAGCGTCCGCGGCGTCCGCTGGTCGGCGGTGCTGGCGGGTGGCGTGCTCGCCGGGCTGGGCGGCTCGTTCTTCACCCTGGCCTCGACGGGGCAGTTCACCAAGGAGTTCACGGTCGGCAACGGGTTCATCGCCCTCGCCGCCCTGATCATGGGCCGCTGGCGGCCGGTGCTGGCGACGATCATGTGCCTGTTCTTCGGCTTCGTGACCCAGATGGCCTCGCAGCTGCAGACCCTCAGCACCCCGATGCCGAGCCAGCTGCTGCTCGTCCTGCCCTACATCGCCACGATCATCGCCGTCGCCGGGCTGGTGGGTCGCGTACGCCCGCCCGCGGCCGACGGAGTCCCCTATGAGAAGTGA
- a CDS encoding cytidine deaminase, whose amino-acid sequence MRSDEIDWDLLRARAVEMMERAYAPYSGYPVGAAALVDDGRLVGGCNVENAAYGVTLCAECGLVSDLVSGGGGRLVAFSCCDANGERLMPCGRCRQLLWEHGGAELLVDTPAGVLPMTEVLPQAFGTEDLAKVGPRETDPHA is encoded by the coding sequence ATGAGAAGTGACGAGATCGACTGGGACCTCCTGCGGGCGCGGGCGGTCGAGATGATGGAGCGGGCGTACGCGCCGTACTCGGGCTACCCGGTCGGTGCGGCCGCGCTCGTCGACGACGGTCGGCTCGTCGGCGGCTGCAACGTCGAGAACGCCGCGTACGGGGTCACGCTCTGCGCCGAGTGCGGGCTCGTCTCCGACCTCGTCTCCGGCGGCGGGGGGCGGCTCGTCGCGTTCAGCTGCTGCGACGCCAACGGCGAGCGCCTGATGCCGTGCGGCCGGTGCCGTCAGCTCCTGTGGGAGCACGGCGGCGCCGAGCTGCTCGTCGACACCCCGGCTGGCGTCCTGCCCATGACCGAGGTCCTCCCGCAGGCCTTCGGGACGGAGGACCTGGCCAAGGTCGGTCCGCGAGAGACTGACCCACATGCCTGA